A region of Bacteroidales bacterium DNA encodes the following proteins:
- a CDS encoding arylsulfatase has protein sequence MRITKSVFILANLSGALLSYAQKPATEPVANTPAAEGEPDRTVLPIKEPIRPTFKELDVRNATAPPRFEVKAPKGTPNVVVILIDDMGFGVSEAYGGPVYMPTLDRLANYGLRYTRFHTTALSAPTRMALLTGYNHHSNNMGVITEAATTFPGYTGVRPQTITPVAEVLRQNGYNTAQFGKCHEVPPWEISNNGPQDRWPTHSGFEKFYGFLGGETNEWAPLIYDGITIVETPKDPNYHFTTDMTNQAITWVQTQQSLQPDKPFFIYYAPGATHAPHHVAPEWIAKYKGKFDQGWDKIREETLERQKKLGIVPQNTQLAPKPADIKDWETLSADEKKLFTRQMEVYAGFAEQTDYEIGRLVAAIEDLGELDNTIIIYIAGDNGGSAEGQMNGMYQEMSYFSGVAETVPDMLKHYDEWGSESTYPHFSAGWAVAMDAPFSYTKQVASDFGGTRNGMVIHWPDGIKGKNEIRTQFGHVIDIAPTIYEITGIPAPTMVNGIAQDRIEGTSLAYTFNDAGASEKHTVQYYEMFGNRGVYQDGWYARTIHRLPWGLPIGSLQDDTWELYNTKEDFSLVNDLSAQNPDKLMAMQDLFMAEAEKYHVLPIDDRVVERTDAVLAGRPVLMGDRTSVTYYEGMKGMGVDIFIDLKNMPYTITADVEVKASGNGVIVCQGGRFGGLSLYMKNGKPAFTYNYLGMESTALVASQPLKPGKYQIVYDFNYDGGGPGKGGTGTITVDGNKVAEKRIERTQANFFSVDDLADVGVDDGTWVADYGTSSKFNGKIGKVTIEQRK, from the coding sequence ATGAGAATTACGAAATCTGTTTTTATCCTGGCCAATCTTTCGGGGGCACTGCTTTCCTACGCTCAAAAACCTGCGACTGAGCCTGTGGCAAACACTCCGGCAGCGGAAGGTGAACCTGACCGTACCGTGCTTCCGATCAAAGAACCCATACGCCCAACGTTCAAAGAACTTGACGTACGGAATGCTACGGCACCTCCGCGTTTTGAGGTGAAAGCTCCGAAGGGCACCCCCAATGTAGTGGTTATACTGATTGATGACATGGGTTTTGGAGTCTCCGAAGCATATGGAGGGCCTGTTTATATGCCAACACTTGACCGGCTTGCCAATTATGGTTTACGGTATACACGCTTTCACACAACAGCGCTTAGTGCCCCGACCCGAATGGCGTTGCTCACCGGTTATAACCATCACTCAAACAATATGGGTGTTATTACGGAAGCAGCCACTACGTTTCCCGGGTACACCGGCGTGCGTCCCCAAACCATTACACCGGTGGCCGAAGTGCTCAGGCAGAACGGATACAATACCGCCCAGTTTGGGAAGTGCCACGAGGTTCCACCGTGGGAAATTTCCAATAACGGACCCCAGGACCGCTGGCCGACACATTCAGGTTTTGAAAAATTTTATGGCTTCCTGGGTGGTGAAACCAACGAGTGGGCACCCTTAATTTATGATGGTATTACTATCGTTGAAACACCAAAGGACCCCAATTATCACTTCACAACCGACATGACCAACCAGGCCATTACATGGGTCCAAACACAGCAATCTCTGCAGCCTGATAAACCCTTCTTTATTTACTATGCACCGGGCGCCACGCATGCTCCCCATCATGTTGCGCCGGAATGGATCGCAAAATATAAAGGAAAATTTGACCAGGGCTGGGACAAGATCCGTGAAGAGACACTTGAACGGCAGAAGAAACTGGGAATTGTTCCCCAGAATACTCAACTGGCTCCCAAACCAGCCGACATAAAAGACTGGGAAACACTCTCCGCTGATGAGAAAAAATTGTTCACCCGTCAGATGGAAGTATATGCCGGATTTGCCGAGCAGACGGATTACGAAATTGGAAGACTTGTGGCAGCAATTGAAGATCTGGGCGAACTGGACAACACGATTATTATCTATATTGCCGGAGATAACGGTGGGAGCGCAGAAGGACAGATGAATGGCATGTACCAGGAGATGTCCTACTTCAGCGGGGTGGCCGAAACCGTTCCGGATATGCTGAAACATTATGATGAATGGGGCTCTGAGAGTACCTATCCGCACTTTTCAGCCGGCTGGGCAGTGGCAATGGATGCGCCCTTTTCCTATACCAAACAGGTTGCTTCCGATTTTGGAGGTACAAGGAACGGCATGGTTATTCACTGGCCTGATGGTATTAAAGGGAAAAATGAAATACGTACTCAATTTGGTCATGTGATCGATATTGCTCCTACCATTTATGAAATCACAGGGATTCCTGCTCCAACAATGGTGAATGGAATTGCACAGGACCGGATTGAAGGTACCAGCCTGGCGTATACATTTAATGATGCCGGTGCATCGGAGAAACATACGGTCCAATACTATGAAATGTTCGGTAACCGCGGAGTTTACCAGGATGGCTGGTACGCAAGGACCATACATCGTCTTCCATGGGGTCTGCCCATAGGATCTCTGCAGGATGATACGTGGGAATTATATAATACGAAGGAAGACTTCAGCCTGGTCAATGACCTGTCCGCACAAAATCCGGATAAACTGATGGCAATGCAGGATCTGTTCATGGCAGAGGCTGAAAAATACCATGTGCTGCCCATAGATGACCGCGTGGTGGAAAGAACAGATGCCGTACTGGCAGGCAGACCCGTGCTCATGGGAGACCGTACTTCCGTTACCTACTATGAAGGGATGAAAGGCATGGGCGTTGATATTTTCATTGACCTGAAAAATATGCCTTACACGATTACGGCAGATGTGGAAGTAAAAGCCAGCGGAAATGGCGTGATTGTATGCCAGGGTGGCAGATTTGGTGGTCTCTCCTTATATATGAAAAATGGTAAACCGGCATTTACATACAATTACCTTGGTATGGAGTCAACGGCTTTAGTGGCTTCGCAGCCACTAAAGCCTGGCAAATACCAGATCGTGTATGATTTCAACTATGACGGAGGCGGTCCTGGCAAGGGAGGCACAGGTACGATTACCGTTGACGGTAACAAGGTAGCCGAAAAAAGGATTGAACGCACGCAAGCGAACTTTTTCTCAGTTGATGACCTGGCTGACGTTGGAGTTGATGATGGCACATGGGTGGCAGATTATGGAACTTCCTCAAAATTTAACGGGAAGATCGGCAAAGTAACCATTGAACAGAGGAAATAG
- a CDS encoding TonB-dependent receptor: MRTATSFILFAQLCLFYTFSSAQVDQDSLFRLNAKDLREDSSSMDLKVVSASRSEKRVSELPVTVYVISGEEIRRNGYSTLVDVLRSIPGIKVSQPGSAIEGEMFVIRGLFGNYYTKVLVDNVPVQPSVVSGMPVAAQLPVRQAERIEIIIGPASSLYGADAMTGVINIVTRSSERPVHAEAEITLGSPRYYSLNAFISGKAGKAGNTLKYSFYGNATRQGDMNVKYDVPNLYNPALYDSTCQFLQEPRYQGDSTHPVLNDLPQESNLLGIRLAWKGVDIGFDLMQRRTHSSIGQNTALYSYADPTAFWGENINSAFVQYDHAWKTISSNTQLSYLRYRLDNQSSFTMTADQSLSGKAYKYAASDDIYLDQIVTWQPVQKVEVDGGISFQYSGNLPKTNDLTEPFAPENYPSFSEKSITQGAGGDFGFNPLVFSNTGGFVQVYYKTGKLTALVSDRYDYHSLYGGSNNPRISFLYLINDNMSVRMLYGQGLRVPSTCYTYNSLAFPDDSGFYYQIVPNPDLKPEKLHTAEIGYRFSSGSGLTLDLVAYYQQMRDYISLSLVLLDPAEYPNAVNPMGLSTSYMNDENSEFWLTGLQADLGIKKIVPSIDLSVDLSLSASKGKEILPNNLGTLDDVRMYPRYMAQLNISLRPFKRMYLIINTTICSKSAKRFFPLEPDIMEKLGLPVYVEGYYVLDIITRIDITRQLQAYLDAFNLLGSEYGGIDAYGYPSDLIYNPQYGTNVRFGLSFKLN, from the coding sequence ATGAGAACCGCGACATCCTTTATTCTCTTTGCCCAGTTATGCCTGTTTTACACCTTTTCATCCGCCCAGGTTGATCAGGACAGTCTTTTTCGTTTAAACGCAAAGGATCTTCGGGAAGACAGCAGCAGCATGGATTTAAAGGTGGTTTCCGCCAGCCGGTCGGAGAAACGTGTCAGCGAATTGCCTGTAACAGTTTACGTGATCAGCGGGGAAGAAATCAGACGCAATGGTTATTCCACCCTCGTCGATGTCCTCAGGTCAATACCAGGAATTAAGGTTTCCCAGCCGGGCAGTGCCATCGAAGGCGAAATGTTCGTTATCCGTGGCCTGTTTGGGAATTACTATACGAAGGTGCTGGTCGACAATGTCCCGGTACAGCCTTCGGTTGTAAGCGGCATGCCCGTTGCTGCCCAGCTTCCGGTACGGCAGGCTGAGCGTATCGAGATCATCATCGGGCCAGCTTCCTCCCTTTATGGAGCAGATGCCATGACAGGCGTCATCAACATTGTGACACGTTCATCGGAACGGCCCGTTCATGCGGAGGCAGAGATCACCCTGGGCAGCCCGCGGTACTATTCCCTGAATGCTTTTATCAGCGGTAAGGCAGGAAAGGCAGGGAACACACTGAAATATTCATTTTACGGGAATGCCACCCGCCAGGGAGATATGAATGTGAAGTATGATGTGCCGAACCTTTATAATCCCGCACTGTACGATTCTACTTGCCAGTTCCTTCAGGAACCCCGTTACCAGGGAGATTCCACGCATCCTGTACTGAACGACCTGCCCCAGGAAAGCAACCTGCTGGGAATCCGGCTGGCCTGGAAAGGAGTGGACATTGGCTTTGACCTGATGCAGCGGAGGACGCATTCCTCCATCGGCCAGAATACGGCCCTGTATTCCTATGCAGACCCCACGGCGTTCTGGGGCGAAAACATCAACAGTGCCTTTGTTCAATATGACCACGCCTGGAAGACCATTTCTTCCAATACGCAGTTGTCTTATCTGCGTTACCGGCTCGATAATCAGTCTTCCTTTACCATGACAGCCGATCAGAGCCTGTCGGGAAAAGCTTATAAGTACGCCGCCTCTGACGATATTTACCTGGATCAGATCGTGACTTGGCAGCCCGTACAAAAGGTCGAGGTAGATGGAGGGATCTCCTTCCAGTACTCAGGGAACCTGCCCAAGACCAATGACCTGACAGAACCTTTTGCACCAGAAAACTATCCTTCTTTTTCTGAAAAGAGTATCACACAGGGAGCAGGGGGGGATTTTGGATTTAATCCCCTGGTATTTTCCAACACCGGCGGCTTCGTCCAGGTGTATTATAAAACCGGTAAACTGACGGCCCTGGTGAGCGACCGTTACGATTACCATTCTCTCTATGGCGGAAGCAATAATCCACGCATCTCTTTTTTGTATTTGATCAACGACAATATGTCGGTGAGGATGCTGTACGGCCAGGGACTTCGAGTGCCATCCACTTGCTACACCTATAATTCTCTTGCATTTCCGGATGACAGTGGATTTTATTATCAGATCGTGCCCAATCCTGACCTGAAGCCGGAAAAGCTTCACACTGCGGAGATCGGGTACCGGTTTTCATCGGGATCCGGCCTGACCCTGGATCTTGTGGCTTATTACCAGCAGATGCGTGATTATATATCGCTTTCACTGGTGCTCCTCGATCCTGCTGAGTACCCCAATGCAGTCAATCCGATGGGCCTGTCGACTTCGTATATGAATGATGAAAACTCAGAATTCTGGCTGACCGGATTACAGGCTGATCTTGGGATAAAAAAGATCGTTCCCTCGATCGATCTTTCAGTCGACTTGTCACTGAGTGCTTCGAAAGGGAAAGAAATCCTTCCCAACAACCTTGGAACACTGGATGATGTCAGGATGTATCCCCGCTACATGGCGCAACTGAACATTTCACTCAGGCCTTTTAAGCGAATGTACCTGATCATCAATACTACCATATGCAGTAAAAGTGCAAAACGGTTTTTCCCGCTGGAGCCTGACATTATGGAAAAATTGGGTCTCCCGGTCTATGTGGAGGGTTATTATGTTCTCGATATTATTACCCGGATCGATATCACCCGGCAATTGCAGGCTTATCTGGATGCCTTTAACCTGCTGGGATCAGAATATGGCGGCATTGATGCATACGGGTACCCTTCCGATCTTATTTACAATCCGCAATATGGAACGAATGTAAGGTTTGGTCTGAGTTTTAAGCTGAACTGA
- a CDS encoding anaerobic sulfatase-maturation protein, translated as MASYHIPSSRPFYLMAKPVGSVCNLNCTYCYYLEKEKLYPKDSMKWFMSEKVLETFIAQNIYSSPEPAVLFTWHGGEPILRGMEFFKKVIALQTKYAEGRIIQNSLQTNGTTLTDDWCRFLRDHQFLVGFSIDGPEHCHNRYRIYKSGQPSFLQVMRGLELLKKYHVEFNTLSVVNDYNAKYPLEVYRFLKGIGSQYMQFTPIVEWIDPHAGPEELSILPADTQKSAEMTSWSVNPEDYGNFLIQIFDEWIRKDVGDYYVVTFDCVLANWMGIPPPLCVYAEVCGHAGVVEYNGDVYSCDHYVFPEYKLGNIGEKSLLTYMNSPFQQRFGLNKRDMLPDYCKRCEFLDLCTGECPKNRIIKSPDGESGLNYLCKGFKRFYRHVEPYMAFMANEIRNDRAASNVRKWAVERG; from the coding sequence ATGGCGTCTTATCACATCCCCTCTTCCCGGCCATTCTACCTGATGGCCAAGCCTGTCGGTTCGGTATGCAACCTGAATTGCACGTATTGCTATTACCTGGAAAAGGAAAAACTGTACCCGAAAGATTCAATGAAATGGTTCATGAGCGAAAAGGTGCTGGAGACCTTTATTGCACAAAACATCTATTCCAGCCCTGAACCGGCCGTATTGTTCACCTGGCACGGCGGAGAACCCATCCTGCGGGGCATGGAGTTCTTTAAGAAAGTGATTGCCTTGCAGACTAAATATGCGGAGGGGAGGATCATACAGAACTCTCTTCAGACAAACGGAACTACCCTCACCGACGATTGGTGCAGATTTCTCCGTGATCATCAGTTTTTAGTCGGATTTTCAATCGATGGGCCGGAGCACTGCCACAACCGGTATCGGATTTACAAGAGTGGTCAGCCGAGCTTCTTACAAGTCATGAGGGGATTGGAACTGTTAAAGAAATACCATGTCGAATTCAACACCCTCTCGGTGGTCAATGATTACAATGCAAAATATCCGCTGGAGGTCTACCGGTTCCTCAAGGGTATCGGAAGCCAGTATATGCAATTCACCCCGATCGTGGAATGGATCGATCCGCATGCCGGACCGGAAGAATTAAGCATTCTTCCAGCCGATACGCAAAAGTCTGCAGAAATGACCTCCTGGAGCGTGAACCCGGAGGACTATGGTAATTTTCTGATACAGATCTTCGATGAATGGATCAGGAAGGATGTGGGCGATTACTATGTGGTCACATTCGACTGTGTGCTGGCCAATTGGATGGGTATACCGCCCCCGCTGTGCGTGTATGCAGAGGTGTGCGGCCATGCCGGTGTGGTGGAATATAATGGTGATGTCTACTCCTGCGATCATTACGTCTTTCCGGAATACAAGCTCGGGAACATCGGCGAAAAATCACTACTTACATACATGAACTCTCCTTTTCAGCAGCGGTTTGGACTCAATAAGAGAGACATGCTGCCTGATTATTGCAAACGATGTGAGTTCCTGGATCTTTGCACCGGCGAATGTCCCAAAAACAGGATCATTAAAAGCCCGGATGGCGAATCCGGACTTAATTATCTCTGTAAGGGATTTAAAAGGTTTTACCGCCACGTTGAACCCTACATGGCATTCATGGCCAATGAGATCCGGAACGACCGGGCGGCCTCGAATGTGAGGAAGTGGGCGGTTGAGAGGGGATGA
- a CDS encoding adenylate/guanylate cyclase domain-containing protein, with translation MTAAVSIKRTLACMAFLVLGATVVAQDTDGPSSVQPVYPSADTAGIQQWIRKASGHLILQEYDSAGMSATRAVELSRQSFYRPGKAASLFILGQCALAQNQYIVSIRHYFGALNEFEMLSDTGGMALTNFQIGKIYSTAELHAKAIEYFKAAERLSAAGTPVLNHMELLEAKANSYFLLEQYENAAGVYHDLMANRNDQQGDGRLTFMNNRLTLCYLNLGRYEEALAANQKLLDLVRAGGDRGREMLALNNEGYILQKTGRYEEALSSFDESLGLQHALYPDQPENPVILLNKAILHQNLGDHPSAVQTLQDAIRITEQTGDDAKRAMLLHILANVFFLDQDVYNAGVYNDKARDLALEIQDQSLLSEIYLLTSKIDEALYDFEHSFESYRKHLDLKDSLVSAEERKQAELIQQRYIVERAEKEISQLLSSQEISDMELIQLRLESRSRQQQLEIYRKNDSLQKTVIQNQQLERDRALQELLLAEERLAAERKDREIVDLKQREEIQTLELRKKELEQKQDQQEIALLTRDKELGELALSKARARNFFMLGISLLVLAILYAVYQGLRFARKANRKLARQNLEINQQKEEINRNLTIIDEERKKSDALLLNILPAETANELKEKGQSIPKHYEMVTILFTDFVGFTFVAERMSPQELIAELNHCFLEFDRIIDRHGVEKIKTIGDSYMCAGGIPVPNTSNPVDVVLAALEIRDFVTRTRQERIEAGRDYWEVRIGVNTGPVMAGVVGKNKFAYDIWGDAVNTASRMESSGKSGQVNISGNTFELVRDRFQCTYRGKVQAKNKGEVDMYFVERREEKGERREEK, from the coding sequence ATGACTGCAGCTGTATCCATAAAACGAACGCTGGCCTGCATGGCCTTCCTGGTGCTGGGGGCAACTGTCGTTGCGCAGGATACGGATGGGCCTTCTTCCGTCCAGCCCGTTTATCCTTCGGCGGACACAGCAGGTATACAGCAATGGATCCGGAAAGCATCCGGTCACCTGATCCTTCAGGAGTACGATAGCGCCGGGATGTCTGCTACCCGAGCGGTCGAACTTTCACGTCAGTCCTTTTACCGGCCGGGGAAGGCGGCCTCGCTGTTCATCCTGGGCCAATGCGCGCTGGCGCAAAATCAGTACATTGTATCTATCCGGCACTATTTCGGCGCCCTCAATGAATTCGAAATGCTGAGCGACACGGGCGGCATGGCCCTGACCAACTTTCAGATCGGGAAGATCTACAGCACAGCCGAACTGCATGCTAAAGCCATTGAGTATTTCAAAGCTGCAGAGCGGTTATCAGCCGCAGGGACGCCGGTACTGAATCACATGGAGCTACTGGAAGCAAAAGCGAACAGTTATTTTCTTCTGGAGCAGTATGAAAACGCCGCGGGTGTTTACCATGACCTGATGGCCAACCGGAACGATCAGCAAGGTGATGGCCGGCTCACGTTCATGAACAACCGGTTGACCCTTTGTTATCTAAATCTGGGAAGGTACGAAGAAGCCCTTGCAGCGAATCAAAAACTCCTGGATTTGGTCAGAGCAGGGGGAGACCGGGGGCGGGAAATGCTCGCCCTGAACAATGAAGGATACATCCTTCAAAAGACCGGCAGGTATGAAGAAGCGCTGAGCTCGTTTGATGAATCCCTCGGGCTTCAGCATGCACTTTATCCGGATCAGCCGGAAAATCCGGTCATTCTCCTGAACAAGGCCATCCTTCATCAAAACCTGGGCGATCATCCTTCTGCTGTTCAAACGTTGCAGGATGCCATACGGATCACAGAACAAACGGGTGATGATGCCAAAAGGGCCATGCTGCTCCACATCCTTGCCAATGTCTTTTTTTTGGATCAGGACGTTTACAACGCAGGTGTTTACAATGACAAAGCCCGGGACCTTGCCCTGGAAATTCAGGATCAGTCCTTACTTTCCGAAATCTATTTATTGACGTCCAAAATTGATGAGGCCCTGTATGATTTTGAGCATTCTTTTGAATCTTACAGGAAACATCTAGACTTAAAGGATTCACTGGTCAGTGCCGAAGAAAGAAAACAGGCGGAGTTGATCCAGCAGCGTTATATCGTGGAAAGGGCTGAAAAGGAGATAAGTCAGCTACTCAGCAGTCAGGAAATCAGCGATATGGAACTGATCCAGCTGCGGCTGGAATCCAGGTCGAGGCAGCAGCAGCTCGAAATATACCGCAAGAATGATTCGCTGCAGAAGACGGTCATTCAGAACCAGCAGCTCGAACGGGACAGGGCATTGCAAGAGTTGCTCCTGGCAGAGGAGCGGCTTGCCGCTGAGCGGAAGGATCGGGAGATTGTGGATCTGAAACAGCGGGAAGAAATCCAAACGCTCGAGTTACGTAAAAAAGAGCTGGAACAGAAGCAGGATCAGCAGGAGATTGCATTACTCACCAGGGATAAGGAGCTGGGCGAACTGGCCCTCAGCAAGGCCCGGGCCAGGAATTTTTTCATGCTGGGCATCTCGCTGCTGGTCCTCGCTATCCTTTATGCCGTTTACCAGGGGTTGCGGTTTGCCCGCAAAGCCAACCGCAAACTGGCCCGCCAGAATTTGGAGATCAACCAGCAGAAGGAAGAGATCAACCGGAACCTGACCATCATCGATGAGGAAAGAAAAAAATCCGATGCGCTGCTGCTGAATATCCTTCCAGCAGAAACGGCGAATGAGTTAAAGGAAAAAGGCCAGTCCATCCCGAAACACTATGAGATGGTCACCATCCTGTTTACCGATTTCGTCGGTTTTACCTTTGTCGCCGAACGGATGTCGCCCCAGGAGCTGATCGCTGAGCTGAATCATTGCTTCCTTGAATTTGACCGGATCATAGACCGGCATGGAGTGGAAAAGATCAAAACGATCGGTGATTCCTATATGTGCGCCGGAGGAATTCCCGTTCCCAACACTTCCAATCCCGTTGATGTCGTTCTGGCTGCCCTGGAGATCAGGGATTTTGTGACCCGCACGAGGCAGGAACGGATCGAAGCTGGAAGGGATTACTGGGAGGTGCGCATCGGCGTGAATACAGGCCCTGTGATGGCCGGTGTGGTTGGGAAAAATAAATTTGCCTACGATATCTGGGGCGATGCCGTCAATACCGCCAGCCGCATGGAATCCAGCGGCAAGTCGGGGCAGGTCAATATTTCCGGAAACACCTTTGAGCTCGTCAGGGACCGGTTTCAATGCACCTACCGGGGCAAGGTGCAGGCAAAGAACAAGGGGGAGGTTGATATGTACTTTGTTGAGAGGAGAGAGGAGAAAGGAGAGAGGAGAGAGGAGAAATAA